Proteins co-encoded in one Geitlerinema sp. PCC 9228 genomic window:
- the ilvC gene encoding ketol-acid reductoisomerase, producing the protein MAQLYYDADANLDLLKGKTVAIIGYGSQGHAHALNLKESGVNVVVGLYPGSKSKAKAEAEGLTVYSVAEAAQAADWIMVLLPDEVQKTIYQQEIAPHLSSNQVLSFAHGFNIHFGQIDPPADVDVVMVAPKGPGHLVRRTYEQGEGVPCLFAVQQDASGQARDRAMAYAKGIGGTRAGILETSFREETETDLFGEQVVLCGGLSALIKSGFETLVAAGYQPELAYFECLHEVKLIVDLVVEGGLANMRYSISNTAEFGDYTRGSRIVNDQTRAEMKRILQEIQSGEFAREFVLENQAGRPVLTSMRRKEAEHPVEEVGKDLRAMFSWLKKR; encoded by the coding sequence ATGGCGCAACTATACTACGACGCAGATGCCAATTTAGACCTCCTGAAGGGCAAAACTGTGGCAATTATCGGCTACGGTTCCCAAGGTCACGCCCACGCCCTCAATTTAAAAGAAAGCGGCGTAAATGTTGTTGTGGGTTTGTACCCCGGTAGCAAGTCCAAAGCCAAAGCCGAAGCGGAAGGTTTGACGGTTTATTCGGTGGCGGAAGCTGCCCAGGCTGCCGACTGGATTATGGTTTTGCTTCCCGATGAGGTACAAAAAACCATCTACCAACAAGAAATTGCTCCCCATTTAAGCTCCAACCAGGTGCTTTCCTTTGCCCACGGCTTTAATATTCATTTCGGCCAAATCGATCCTCCCGCGGATGTGGATGTGGTGATGGTTGCCCCCAAAGGTCCGGGGCATTTGGTCCGCCGTACCTACGAACAAGGGGAAGGAGTTCCTTGTTTGTTTGCGGTGCAACAGGATGCTTCTGGGCAAGCTCGCGATCGCGCTATGGCTTATGCTAAGGGCATTGGCGGTACCCGGGCTGGGATTTTGGAAACCAGCTTCCGTGAGGAAACGGAAACCGATTTGTTTGGCGAGCAAGTGGTTCTCTGCGGCGGTCTTAGCGCTCTCATTAAATCTGGCTTTGAAACTTTGGTAGCAGCTGGCTATCAGCCGGAACTAGCTTATTTTGAATGCTTGCACGAGGTGAAGCTGATTGTGGACCTCGTGGTGGAAGGCGGTTTGGCAAACATGCGCTACAGCATTTCCAATACGGCGGAGTTTGGCGATTATACCCGCGGTTCTCGCATCGTCAACGACCAAACCCGCGCGGAAATGAAACGCATTTTGCAGGAAATTCAGTCGGGCGAGTTTGCTCGGGAGTTTGTATTGGAAAACCAAGCCGGCCGTCCGGTGCTTACTTCCATGCGCCGCAAAGAAGCAGAACACCCTGTCGAGGAAGTTGGCAAGGATTTGCGGGCTATGTTTAGCTGGCTGAAAAAACGATAG